From the Deltaproteobacteria bacterium HGW-Deltaproteobacteria-18 genome, the window CTGTGTCCGGAAAGACGCAGGCCTCGGGCGCGGGGCAGTGGTCCAGAACCTCGCGGGCCATGTCCGCTTCGCCCGGGCCGTAGAGGATCAAAAAACGCAGATCGGGCCGCGCGGCATGAACCTGGCCGATCATGGCTCCGTAATGACGGGCCGGCCAAAGGCGGGTTGTGCGGCGGTGGGTCGGGTCCAGGGTGATGAAACTGCCCGCAGCAAGCCCGAATCCGGCCAGATACTCCCTGGCCCATGCGGTCTCCGCTTCGGTCAGAAAAATTTCCGGGGCCTGTCCGCTCCAGGCGATGCCCAGCGGGGCAAGGATGCTGGCCCGGTAGCTGCCGGAATAGGCGGGTACGGGTTTGGCCCAGTGGGTGTAGAGCAGCCGGTTGTACCAGGGCGGCGGGTAGGAAAGGCGGACCTGGGCGCGGCTCATGAGGGTCACGAAGCGGCAGCGCGGAAGCTGCTGGAAATCTACGATGAGATCGTAGTTTTCACGGGCAATGCGGGCATAGAACTTAAGCTCGGCCAGAAAGTTTGGCAGCTCCTTCTTGTTGAGCGCCCATATCCTGCGCACGTGCGGATTGTTTTCGAGCACCGGCGTGCATTTTTTTTCGGTGAAGATGTCGATGGCCGCGTTTGGGTAGCGCTCCTTCAGGAGCCGGATGGATGGCGTGGTCAGCAGCACATCGCCGATCTGGCGCAGTTGGCAGACAAGGATGCGTTTGGGCTCAAAGGTGGCAAGATTGGTCATGAAAATTCCCGGATAAGGTCGGCATAGGGCTCAAGCCCGCTTGGCGGCGCATAATCGGTGCGCGCGGTGGAGCCGTTGTGGATCATGGTTCTGATGCGCCCGGCCAGCCCTGCTGTGTCCGCCGGGTCGGCCAGGATCGCTTCGGGACGCAGGAAGACGGAGCTGCCGTTGCAGGCCGTGGAGATGGTCGGCAGGCCGCAGGCCAGGGCTTCGAGCACGGCGTTGGCGCAGGCGTCGTAAAAGGTGTTCAGCACGAAAATGTCCCCGGCCCGGTACAGGGCGGGCATGTCGTCCACCCGGCCCAGGAAGTGGACGCGCTCCCGCATCCCAAGACCTTCGGCCAGAGCGATCAGGTCGCGGCTGCCGCGCCCGCCGGCCACGGCCAGATGGAAGGACGGCGGCAGCTGGGCCAGGGCCCTGATCAGGACGTGCACGCCTTTCAACCGGAAATTGGTGCCCGCGGTGATGATGAGATCCGCGTTTTCCGGAAGGTCGAAGCGACCGCGCAGCTGCGCCTTGGCGGCTTGATCGCCCGGGGAAAAGCGGTTCAGGTCCGGTTTGTTGTAGACGAGATGGATATTCTCAGGCGCAAGATGGGGGTGCGCCTTGATCGTCAGGTCGCGCACGAATTCGGAATTGGCCACCAGCACAGGGGTGTTCCGCACGCAGAGTCCTTCGATGAGCCGACCGAGCTGTTTGCCCGGAGACAGGTGCCGGGCAAGGGTCTTCAGGGTGCGTTCCCGGCCCGGGGCATAGGCGCGGATGGAGTAGTCCCAGAAAAGTTTTGTCGGCCCCCCCGACAGGCGCGAGATGTCCTGGAACACGGTGTTCCCGAGCCCCATGCTCACGTCGAATTTTCCCCTGCGCCGCACGACCTCCGCGGCCAGGGCGAACCAGAGAACCTTGCCGAGCTTGCCCGGGATGGGGCGGCCGACCCGGATTACCTTTACACCTTTTGGAGGGGGGCCATCCTGCCTGGAGCAGATGAAGGTGACGTCGAACTCCGCCGCACACTGCGTGGCCAGAAATTCGGCCAGACGGTATCCGAACTGCTCGGCTCCACCGTAACGGCTCAGTTTCGGGAGCATCAGCGCAATGCGTTTCATAGTGCACCCTCGTAAACCGCCAGGGTTCGGGACAGAAAATCGCGGCCTGAAAGATCGGCCATGCGCCTGCGTTGCGCCTGGCGCAGGGTTTCGGCCAGGCCGGGTTCCGTGGCCGCGGCGCGGATGCCCTGTTCCAGAGCGTCCACATCACCGGCGGCAAAAAGAGCCTCCGGCTCCAGCAGGTCGGGCATGACGCCCACATCGGTGCCGATCAGCGGCACTTCCGTGGCCATGATTTCAAGGGCCGCCCTGGCGATAGTCTCGGACCACAGTGACGCGACCACTCCAAGATCAAGGGCGTTCAGGCAGGCGGCGATATCCGGACGCTTGCCCGTGATGGTAGTGATGGAAGCAATGCCGCGCTCCGCGATCCAGTCGCGCACGGTGGATTCGGGCGTGGCCGAATCAAAGCCGAGCAGCAGGAGACGGATGTTTGTCATGCCCTGTCCGTGCAGTCTGGCCACGGCCCGGATCAGCTCGTGCTGGCCCTTGACCTGGTCGAAGCGGCCGAGCAGGCCGACGACGAAGTCGTTGTCCCCGTACCCCAGTTCCGCCCGAATGCGGGCGCGGGCGGCCGGGTCGGGATAAAAGACGCTGGTGTCCACCCCGCCAAGAATCTGGTGCAGCTTGCCTTTTGGCACTTGGAAAACATCCCGGAAATGGCGGGTCATGGGCGAGTTTGTGGTGATGACCGCGTCACTGACATCATTGTGCAGCCAGCGGTTGACGAGGTTGGCCTTTGGCAACCGCTGGTCGCCGCGGGTGCGGATCAGTTTGAACCCGCCCAGTTCCTTCCTGATCAGGCCCCACAGCAGGTAGCTTTCGCCCCGGTGGCAGTTGACCACATCGGGCCTGAATTCGCGCACCAACCGCTTGAGTTTGCCGTACAGCGCGGCTATGCCCCAGGGCGTGGTCGTGTTCAGGTCCATCAGGCGCATGGGCAGCCCCCACTCCTCCCCCTTGCGGGCGGACAGGGTGTCCGGCAGGCCCAGGACCAGGACCTCATGGCCGCCTTCGAGCAGGAGGCGGCTCAGGTACATCCCGTACCAGGCTGTGGCGTTGAACCACCGGACATTGACGACCTGGATGCTTCTCATGACATGTGTTTCCGTAATTATCCCCACCCACAACAGGGCAGATGTTCTGGCTCGGGCCGTTGCCTCCGTGCTGGGGCAGACCTGGGCCGATCTTGAGCTTTTTGTCGTTGATGACGGCTCCACCGACGCGACGGCCTCGGTGCTGGCCGAATTCGACGATCCCCGGCTTACGGGAATGCATCAGGAAAATAAAGGGGTCAGCTCCGCCCGCAACCGGGGCATTGCGGCCAGTGGCGGCGGGTACATCGCCCTTTTGGATTCCGACGACTACTGGATGCCGGACAAGCTCGAAAAGCAGGTCCGTTTCATGGCCGAGAGTGGGTTTGCGATCTGCCAGACGGACGAAATCTGGATCAGGAACGGGCAACGGGTCAATCCCCGTTTCAAACATGCCAAGCCCGCCGGATGGTTTTTGGACCGATCCCTCGAGTTGTGCCTGATCAGCCCGTCGTGCGTCATGTTCACCCGCGAGCTGTGGCAGGAGCTTGGGCCTTTTGACGAGCGCCTGCCCGCTTGCGAGGACTACAGCCTGTGGCTGCGCGTCGGGGCGCGTCATCCGGTGGGTCTGGTGCCCGAATCCCTGACGGTCAAGACCGGCGGGCACGCGGACCAGCTCTCCCGGCGCATCATCGGCCTTGATCTGTACCGGGTCTACGCCATGATCGACCTGCTGCGGAACATGGCCCTGGACGTCGAACAGCAGGCCCTGGTCGCGGCCGCGCTGCGGGAGAGGGTGAGGCTCTACGCCCAGGGCTGTATCAAGTACGGCAAGGACGAAGAGGCGGTGCGGGTGCGGGATCTGGCCGCAGAGGTCTTGCGCGGCCTTTGAGCTGGCGGATGGTGTGAACGTAAAAAAAGGGCTTCGGCGTGCGCCAAAGCCCTTTTTTTGATTCTTTTTTCGGTGCCGCCCAGCAGGCTTAGGGGTTGTAGAGCGTGCGGTCCTGCAGGGGCGGGGGCGTCATCTGGTAGACCCAGGTTTCGCTGATGCGGCGGCCGTCGACCTCAAGGTGCAGGCGCAGGTCGATGGGGTTCTGGGTTTCGTCGGGGGGGACCACGTCGAACATGCAGCGAAAGCCCTTGAGGGCATGCTGCGGCCGCACCGAGGTGATTTCGATGCGTCCGGCCGAGGTGCTCAGGACAGGCGTGATTTTGGAATCCTTGGCGATCATGGCCAGGTCGCCGCCGGCGAAGTCCACGGCGAAACGCCTGCTGTAGTATTCGCGTTTCTTGCCGACCACGCCGCCAAGGCCCGTGAAGGTGTCGATCACGCGGGCCAGGTTGCCGGGCATGGGCGGGTTGGTGCCCCAGTACAGATTGTAGCTGAAAAGCAGTTCCTGGCCGGCTTCCACCGGAGCGGCGGGGTTCCAGAAGGCCACGATGTTGTCGAAGGTCTCGTCGACATGGGATATCTCGACCAGTTGCACCGAGCCTGCGCCCCAGTCTCCCACGGGTTCTACCCAGACGCTGGGGCGTTTGTCGTAGAACACGCCGTCATCCTGGTAGTGGTCGAAG encodes:
- a CDS encoding glycosyltransferase family 9 protein, whose product is MTNLATFEPKRILVCQLRQIGDVLLTTPSIRLLKERYPNAAIDIFTEKKCTPVLENNPHVRRIWALNKKELPNFLAELKFYARIARENYDLIVDFQQLPRCRFVTLMSRAQVRLSYPPPWYNRLLYTHWAKPVPAYSGSYRASILAPLGIAWSGQAPEIFLTEAETAWAREYLAGFGLAAGSFITLDPTHRRTTRLWPARHYGAMIGQVHAARPDLRFLILYGPGEADMAREVLDHCPAPEACVFPDTVIGLRQMAAVQSLARLHVGNCSGPRHFAVAVNTPTLTVLGATSGGWRFPSDDHQDIFEDLPCRPCNENTCSRSDHACLENLPPRRVADRVLEILSARGSS
- a CDS encoding glycosyl transferase, encoding MKRIALMLPKLSRYGGAEQFGYRLAEFLATQCAAEFDVTFICSRQDGPPPKGVKVIRVGRPIPGKLGKVLWFALAAEVVRRRGKFDVSMGLGNTVFQDISRLSGGPTKLFWDYSIRAYAPGRERTLKTLARHLSPGKQLGRLIEGLCVRNTPVLVANSEFVRDLTIKAHPHLAPENIHLVYNKPDLNRFSPGDQAAKAQLRGRFDLPENADLIITAGTNFRLKGVHVLIRALAQLPPSFHLAVAGGRGSRDLIALAEGLGMRERVHFLGRVDDMPALYRAGDIFVLNTFYDACANAVLEALACGLPTISTACNGSSVFLRPEAILADPADTAGLAGRIRTMIHNGSTARTDYAPPSGLEPYADLIREFS
- a CDS encoding glycosyl transferase, which translates into the protein MRSIQVVNVRWFNATAWYGMYLSRLLLEGGHEVLVLGLPDTLSARKGEEWGLPMRLMDLNTTTPWGIAALYGKLKRLVREFRPDVVNCHRGESYLLWGLIRKELGGFKLIRTRGDQRLPKANLVNRWLHNDVSDAVITTNSPMTRHFRDVFQVPKGKLHQILGGVDTSVFYPDPAARARIRAELGYGDNDFVVGLLGRFDQVKGQHELIRAVARLHGQGMTNIRLLLLGFDSATPESTVRDWIAERGIASITTITGKRPDIAACLNALDLGVVASLWSETIARAALEIMATEVPLIGTDVGVMPDLLEPEALFAAGDVDALEQGIRAAATEPGLAETLRQAQRRRMADLSGRDFLSRTLAVYEGAL
- a CDS encoding glycosyl transferase; translation: MTCVSVIIPTHNRADVLARAVASVLGQTWADLELFVVDDGSTDATASVLAEFDDPRLTGMHQENKGVSSARNRGIAASGGGYIALLDSDDYWMPDKLEKQVRFMAESGFAICQTDEIWIRNGQRVNPRFKHAKPAGWFLDRSLELCLISPSCVMFTRELWQELGPFDERLPACEDYSLWLRVGARHPVGLVPESLTVKTGGHADQLSRRIIGLDLYRVYAMIDLLRNMALDVEQQALVAAALRERVRLYAQGCIKYGKDEEAVRVRDLAAEVLRGL